The following nucleotide sequence is from Parambassis ranga chromosome 21, fParRan2.1, whole genome shotgun sequence.
AGACTTCAAATCAGTTTCTTGGccaatatttgttttgttaaaatgtctgtatttCCACTTAGGGCGCAAAAGGAAACAGAGGCAATGTCGGGGAGAAGGGTGAAAAGGGCAAACGGGTGTGTATAAACTGTGACTAAATATTTGTTTCACCATGAAGAAAATACTGCATCATATTTATTGCTGAATCTTTTTTATTTCAGGGGGACCCTGGTATTGAAGGTCCAATTGGGAAACACGGTCCAAAGGTGTGCTGAAATCTACAGGTCGATGGTTTTTTTTTAGTGCTATAAGTAGTTAATCGGtccttctgtgtttttataggGCAAGCCAGGTTTGAAAGGTGAAAAGGTGAGAGCCATTTCTTCACGTTCCTGCTTTTGTGTCGATCCTTAAAATTATATGGGATTAAGGATACGATTTCTATCTCAACAGGGTGACACTGGATTCAACGGGGCAAAGGTAAATGCATGACATGCATACATGTGTTATTTTCATTCTCTTCTGCATCAAACACTGTTTGCACTTTCACTCTTCACACAGGGTGATGCAGGAGTACCTGGCCTGAATGGCACTGATGGACATAAGGTGAGTGTTAGTACTAAGATGTGGAGCATACAGAATGTTGAATAAACTGATGTCATTTGATATAATGGCCTGTGTAAAATCTTCAGGGTAAACCTGGGCGAATTGGAGCTCCTGGTTGTAAAGGTGACTCAGGTGAAGCGGTGAGTTTCTATATTCTTATGTCACTAATTTATCTATCAAACgaatgcaaaaacaaatttgCAGATTTTCTTGATTGATTTAAAGTTTTCTACTTTACTGAATTATTGACTTAATTTTCTTACACAGGGACCAGATGGACACCCTGGAGAAGTTGGTGAAACTGGACCAAAGGGAGACCCTGGAGATAAGGTCTGAGATAAACTTACACTGAAGTTTGTTGGCAGGTTAAATGTTTTTAACAAACATTAGCCTTAGTTTTGTGAAGGCTTCCTCTCAACATTACAACCTTGCACAGGATAAATCAGGCAAATACAATGGATAGATGGGAGATACAGGGTTACCACTTTTCAGGATATTTTTGGTGTCCTGTGGCTCAGGGTACACAAGGCCTTTTTTATCCAGAAGACGATACATTGGTCTAATGATGGCATTGTTACAGAATTAAGTGATGGGTGATCTTTCTAGCTGAACACAACAGCAGGGTTTTAAATTCAGTTATGTATATAATTctacaaaaaatataaatttaGTGCTTGGTTTGTAATTATGTCCTCAGTTTTGTATGTACATTTAATTCTTCATTCCAAATAATATTCATTAAACAACTTATTGGCTTAGTTAGTTGATATTTCCAAGTAAAATGTAATTGGGTGAACTCAGTGAACTTGAAGCATGACGTCAGAGCCCCTCCCCACATTGGAGCCGGTCTTTCCTTCAGACACGTCTGGAGAGTCCACACTTGACCAAGGATTGTGGACTTGAATATATTTTGGGAACTTCGTGGATATGGAACCATGGAGGTAAGTTTTAAGCAAAAATAATTTTCTTACTTTACTGTTGACTTAACTGCTTAAGACCTCTTCTTTTATTTGAAATACATTCTTAGTTATTGACTTCTAATTGTGGCttatgtgttttcacaggaTGTGAGCCAAGAAGCAGTGAAAGAGGACTGCAGGAATCACATCATGAAGATCAccatcatccatccatgccTTCTGCGTATGGGTGTCATCTATGCTGTCAACTTAAGTTACCCACTGAAACTTAAATATGCATTGGAAGTATTTCAGAACCTGTTTCTTGAGCTTGACATCCTGAAAATGTCAGCAAAGGTCCAGTCTCTCCACAAGAAACTTTTAGTGTTCCAGTGTTGAAATTGTGCTTTTGTCCAGCACAAACaatttttgtttgcattttgtcagtgatTCTGATGATTACATGTGCTAATGGACAGTTGATATTGTCTTTTTGAGTGTGGACATCTTGACAAGAGACATTTATATGTTTGtggttataaaaaaatatgtagaTACTTTTAATATATCTATGCCATTTCAagtgtcaaataaaaacatgtctttAAAACACCCCTTTtgcaaaaaatatttatgtttttgtaaatattaaattatttaaataaatactacaaatatttaattttttaatactAATGTTTACTTGGGCTTTGTAATTAGATGCaatagtaaaataaaaagtaaaagttaCAAACTATAGGTGAGTATTTCCAGAGCAATTTACTAATGACTGGTTCTACtaagtataaaaataaataagaaaatacCCAGAGTAAGGATTACAAGCACTTTATGAGTGCAAAGACTTGCCAAGCTTTTTTTAAGTATATGGCGCTCCAATTATACTAAAACCAAAGTCCAGTTTATATTTAATGAATtccatgtttgaaatataaaTGTATAGTTAATTTcctcagttttgtttgtgtttctttaggGTGACCCAGGGATCCCTGGAAGATCAGGGCCCAAAGGCAATAAGGGTGATCCAGGATCAAAGGTAACTTCAAAACTGATGTACAGTGAATTCATCAAAAGTGAACTGTAAAAGTCATTGATCTGAATTACTGTTCCTCAGGGGGAGCTTGGAAATCCTGGAATGCCAGGTGAACCAGGAACAAAAGGAAGTCCGGTATGGAAAGGACATTTTTTTACTGCATTGACTTCCTTTAAAAGTTACACAAATGTTATGAAGCATGCTTACAATTTAAACTATTTTTTGTCACAGGGGACTCCAGGCTTACCAGGGCCAAAAGGAGAAATGGTACCTTATACACTCATTTATAAATATTATCATTTTGAGAATTTGCCAGAATTTCTCGTAAATtgcatttaaacaaatatttacagGGGAGGAATGGAGATCCTGGACTCAAGGGGACACCGGGACCTGATGGACCAAAAGGGCCAAGGGTAAGTCCTATGAATCTGAATGTTTGTTTATGATTTTAAAACAAGTTTACTTAAGCTCGCAAATCTATATATCATAAAAACATGATGTAAAAAGCAGAACTGGTGATCTCAATACAAATTACTTACTTAATTACTTATTTGGAAAGACCAAAAAGTGAGAGCTGTAATCACTAAACTGCATTTTGCTCTTCCATTGAAAGACCTTTACTTGGATTATTTGGTCCTGTTGCTTtgtatctctctctttttttaacactgaACCCCTCCGTGAAGTAAAAGTGTTGCCTCTCagttgctgttgtgttttgtatatATTGGTCAATGATTAATGGTGTGGTGCAAATTCTGAcgcattcatttattttctagGGAGAACTAGGGCCGCAAGGAAACAGAGGCCTAGCTGGGGAAAAGGGAAATAAGGGCGCTAAGGTGAGGAGACACTGTGGGTGGATTTTGACAAACTGACCACATAGCAGCTTCCTAAGAACGCAGTATGCTTTCTTTGGTGCTCCACTACGAGAGCTGCGCCAGTTatcataaaaagacattttccaaGGAAACCACTCTGAAACTTCTATTTGTACATGGCCAAAAGGACACCAGGAGGACTTGGTTAGGTAAGGATCAGTAACAACAGTCTTTCTATTCCTATTTCTGCCTGCCAGGGATGTGATGGGCAACCAGGACCTAGGGGTGAGCCAGGACAACCAGGGGGCCCTGGACTTAATGTGCGTCTTTTATAACATCTTCATCAGCAACTTCTCATAGTTTTCAGTGTAATCTTGATGGTACGCCTTTTCTCCTGGGTGGCTGCAGGGTACTGGGGGAAATCCTGGAGACCCTGGACCAAGAGGTGACCCTGGGCTGCAGGGACCAAAGGTGAGAGGGCTTCCGTTCATTGTTTTTTGGCATAATATAATAAACGTGTCAAATGCTTTTTTTCGTCTGTTTCTTCTAAAGGGCGACAAAGGGAGAGCAGGATTCAACTACTCAGGACCAAGAGGAGCAAATGTATAGTTTCCCTCATGATTTTTCCTCAGTGTctcacatcaaatatttatattgCTCCACTGGTCTGCAGGTCTGCAACCGGCATCAAAGCAGACGAGTTGCATAAATAGCACTGCAGACCACAGGAACAAATATGGATATTTGATTctggggtgaactgtcccctTAATGAGTTACTCTGCGTTACAGGGAGAGAAAGGTAACGAAGGCAAGAAAGGACAGAAAGGGGGCAGAGGTGGATGTGGCATCAAAGGACCATCTGGAAATAAAGGCCCACCAGGAGAACCTGTAagattaataatatataataatgattAATAATAGTTAATAGTGAAAAATGCTTCAACAcgtgtttatgttgtttaggGACGCCCAGGGCAGCCTGGGGagccaggagagagaggaacgaAAGGAGACCCTGGAAAGGATGtgagcaacaacacaaacagtcatGTACTAAGCTGACATGGCACTGAATATGAGATCCATTTGCATTTCTCTCTCCTTGCAGGGTGACCCTGGTCCTGAGGGTGATCCTGGACTATCTGTGAGTATAGTTTATCCCTCAGACCCCTGTACATCCAAAATAACACCACTTATAAAACTAAATCATATACTACTCAAAATCTGATGCAAATGAAAATTATCTTAAATATAGAATTTCACATGAATTTTAATCACTGCAGGAATGTGATGTTGTGAGTTACTTCAGGGAGACATGTGGCTGTTGTGGTAAGCAAATATCAACAGCCCACAAACAGCTTCATAAGACATGCCGCTCAAAATTCTGACTGtcttcttgtgttttgtctcaGACTGTGAGAAGTATTGTGGAGCTGTGGacattatatttgtaattgATAGCTCAGAGAGCATTGGGGAGACTAACTTCACCCTGGAGAAGAACTTTGTTATCAACACACTGAACAGGATAGGATCTATTGAACCGGATCCTACATCACCAAACGGTACAGTCAAGTATACGCAGCCGGATATTGTTTGGACAGGGCCTATAGTCTCTGCGATTGTGTCAATTTAGCAACTAAAAGCAACTAAAAGCTTTTACTCTTTTACTGAAGCTGCATGAAACTGAACTTGAAGTTTGATCTCATCTTGCAGGCACAAGGGTTGGAGTTGTACAGTACAGTCACTTAGGGACATTTGAGGCCATCCGTCTTGATGACCCAAGTATAAACTCCCTTTCCGCCTTTAAAACGGCTGTGAAGAATCTGGAGTGGATTGCTGGGGGTACCTTCACACCTTCAGCGCTCAGGTTTACCTACGAAACCCTCGTCAAGAACAGGACACGATTCCACACCAAGGTGTCTGTCATCGTGGTCACAGATGGACGCTATGATCCGGTTGATGACTCCACTCATTTCAGGTACCTCTGCAGCGACCCCTCTGTGGTGGTGTCTGCATATGGAGTTGGTGACATGTTTAATCAGACTTTCAAGTCTGAGACCCTGAATTCAATAGCATGTAACAAACCGGCCGGGGTCCATGGCCTGAGGCGCTTCGCTGACCTTGCAGCTGAAGATTTCCTACAATCAATGGAACATAAACTCTGTCCAAGTGAGTCTGCATCAACACAGACGGCACAATCACAACACTGACTTTTGACTATAATCTAAACTATGACTACTTGATTTTCCTTCCAGATCCAGAAATAAAGTGCCCTGAACTTTCTTGTATGACAGGTAGGCTTTACATAGATAGATGCTTTTCAGTGTTGGAGTCAGTGCAGCTGAGTGACGTTTTCTTCCATTGTAGAACCTGACGTGGCTCCTTGCGTCGAGCGGCCAGTGGATATGGTATTCCTGGTGGATGGCTCAGAGCGTCTCGGGAACCTAAACTTCCGCTATGTTCGTGAGTTCTTGCAGAAGGTGGCAGACACACTGCTTCTGGCCAGGAACAAGGATGACAAAAGGCGAGCTCGTCTGGCACTGATGGAGTTTGGTGACCAGAATGTCTTTGCCTTCCCTCTTACACACAACTGGGCCACCATTTCTGATGGCATAGCACGCCTAAATTACCTGGATTCATCTTCAAGTGTGGGGCCTGCTATCATTGAAGCCATCAACCAATATCTGGTTAACCCGAGGCAGACTAGGCGCCTTGCAGAGATTTCATTTGTGTTCATTACAGACGGCATCACTAACACACAAAACCTGGATGAAGCTGTTAATGCCATGCGTGGGCAGCAGGTAGTCTCCACGGTGGTTGCCACCGGACCTGATGTTGATGAAAAAGTCCTGAAAAAGCTGGCTCAGAATGACCAGAATGCCATCTTTAAAGGACAGAAATTCTCTGATATGATGACACCAAGATTGTTTAACCGTTTTATCCAGTGGGTGTGTTAAAGACAGACCAAGCTCATATGAgcaacatactggtgctacagCGGTTAATCTGACATGTTACAAAGACTAGTTCTGGTTTATTTTATCTGGGGCCTCTTTGTAGCTCTGAAGTCATGCTTGCCTTTGTACTCTCCACAGATGTTGTGGCAATTCGAGGAAATTAACTTACAAAACAGTACATATCAGGAAATCACACTTAAACCCCTGCAGCTTTCTAACCAATCTGATTTTTGCATGCAGCATTTTTGTTGAGTCTGACTCCAAGTAAACAGAAAGCAGGCACCAGAAAAACACCACTGTGCCTCCTCAACCTTTAGCAATTTGTGGCAATGTGCTCAGGATATGCTGTCTTTCAGCCTCTACTTCATCTTCTACATGATTTTGCTCTCTGTGTACTGCATTTAAGTCAGACTATGATCTTACAAACCACAGGGCTTTTAGCCCTTTCCTTTAGGTGCAGCTGCAGAATACCCTGTTGTTCTTGATTTATATAGCAGGTCACCTACTACACTGCCTTTAATAAACTCATAAGTGATGGTATATTGGAGAAGTCCACACtctgttaataaataaaaacaatactgATCTTAGAGATAGAGATCTTAAAAGAGTTGTCCCATGACAAGGATTAAGGATTATTTTGTGTaacctttttaaatgtttggaaATCTGCAGGGGAGTTGTTTTGGGAAACTCATGTTCCAGAATCTACAACAACCCACAGAGTAACAGTAGTCACATTAATGCCTGAACGTCAGTTTGAAATGAAGCAGAATTACTGTTCCATTCgcaaaaaacatcacagcattATGCTTTTCTAGAAACTGTATTTCTCAATTTTGTTATACAATTGTTGCATTCTTAATCTGTGTTTAAACCCAACACATATTAAACTGACAGATTGTTGGACACTGCATTACTGTCTTCTGTAAAGTGTTTCTGATGCTTAGAAATCTTGATGTACTGTATCTGACATTGCTGCAGATTACTGTGGAATTACATAATTTGTAAAAAATTacagtaaaaaagaaaacaaagttattgCCTGAAGAACTTGTTGGAAATCAAGAGGACGTGTATACAACAGTAAAGTCAACCCCTATGCTGTGCAGTTAAAAAAGTATCATGGGCCTTTGAGTGGGAGGCAGAACAATGGACGGCTACATGGTTTGGTCTGGCCGAGTTGAAATGTTACATTCCTCTATTTTCTCTGGAAGTCCACTGCAGATTCTCCTCCAGCTTCCCTTCTCACATCATGTCCA
It contains:
- the LOC114426045 gene encoding collagen alpha-2(VI) chain-like: MVILGFIFLCVLQAAVSQIATPRGPRPVPGRGDDPGPTPWPFDPTDPPESCKAKIIDCPINVYFTIDTSETIALQEPPPGSLVESIKDFARAFAEKLDNTVYNNQVRFTWSIGGLHYSQRQEIFCELTSKDIFIRNVSRIVYFGKGTYTDCALRRMTQKITERSSEKAVNFSVVITDGHVTGSPCGGVKRMAARAQDLGIQLFAVPPTRVIDETGLKEIASSPYYLFAGDYVAVNLTGGRPEISELTIQRIIKAMRQQAYQKCYKPWCVNIPGKPGPKGFSGQKGAKGNRGNVGEKGEKGKRGDPGIEGPIGKHGPKGKPGLKGEKGDTGFNGAKGDAGVPGLNGTDGHKGKPGRIGAPGCKGDSGEAGPDGHPGEVGETGPKGDPGDKGDPGIPGRSGPKGNKGDPGSKGELGNPGMPGEPGTKGSPGTPGLPGPKGEMGRNGDPGLKGTPGPDGPKGPRGELGPQGNRGLAGEKGNKGAKGCDGQPGPRGEPGQPGGPGLNGTGGNPGDPGPRGDPGLQGPKGDKGRAGFNYSGPRGANGEKGNEGKKGQKGGRGGCGIKGPSGNKGPPGEPGRPGQPGEPGERGTKGDPGKDGDPGPEGDPGLSECDVVSYFRETCGCCDCEKYCGAVDIIFVIDSSESIGETNFTLEKNFVINTLNRIGSIEPDPTSPNGTRVGVVQYSHLGTFEAIRLDDPSINSLSAFKTAVKNLEWIAGGTFTPSALRFTYETLVKNRTRFHTKVSVIVVTDGRYDPVDDSTHFRYLCSDPSVVVSAYGVGDMFNQTFKSETLNSIACNKPAGVHGLRRFADLAAEDFLQSMEHKLCPNPEIKCPELSCMTEPDVAPCVERPVDMVFLVDGSERLGNLNFRYVREFLQKVADTLLLARNKDDKRRARLALMEFGDQNVFAFPLTHNWATISDGIARLNYLDSSSSVGPAIIEAINQYLVNPRQTRRLAEISFVFITDGITNTQNLDEAVNAMRGQQVVSTVVATGPDVDEKVLKKLAQNDQNAIFKGQKFSDMMTPRLFNRFIQWVC